Proteins found in one Paenibacillus borealis genomic segment:
- the nifB gene encoding nitrogenase cofactor biosynthesis protein NifB yields the protein MQNHPCYSEEAHHYFARMHAPVAPRCNIQCHYCNPKFDCVNESRPGVVSRLLSPDEAYGEVSHILTGMPNLSVVGIAGPGDPLANPEATFRTFRLLADAYPELHLCLSTNGLMLPDFIDIIQKLGIRHVTVTMNAIDPVIGSRIYAHVRYKGITYRGEEAAALLIRQQLEGIALLTARGILCKINSVHIPEVNGEHLKEVAGTVHRLGAFSHNIMPLILSPGSHYSKLDFRTPTLEETDRVQKASSAIMPVMRHCRQCRADAVGLIGSDLSQTPEVLQAQGSYTADQRRDIRNQLAAGMKQTAAAAQIQIQEQRSGAVRVAVATRGSNVINQHFGHAKEFMIYDVLRGKVRLAGVRKVQAYCNGTRECGPPLSEAVEMLKDCSLLLCSGIGEAPARELRQSGVIPLVRKGDINEQLLESTRYLQYFQ from the coding sequence TTGCAGAATCATCCCTGCTACAGTGAAGAGGCACATCACTATTTTGCCAGAATGCATGCTCCGGTTGCGCCAAGATGTAATATCCAATGCCATTATTGTAATCCCAAATTTGATTGTGTGAATGAAAGCCGTCCCGGAGTGGTCAGCAGACTGCTGTCGCCGGATGAAGCTTACGGCGAAGTGTCACACATCCTCACAGGCATGCCTAATTTATCTGTAGTTGGTATCGCCGGACCCGGTGATCCTCTCGCCAATCCGGAAGCTACCTTCAGGACCTTTCGTCTGCTGGCAGATGCATACCCTGAATTGCATTTGTGTCTGAGCACGAACGGTCTTATGCTGCCCGATTTCATCGATATCATTCAGAAGCTGGGGATACGCCATGTCACGGTTACTATGAACGCTATTGATCCCGTGATCGGGAGCCGGATCTATGCGCATGTCAGATATAAAGGGATTACTTATCGGGGAGAAGAGGCAGCAGCGCTGCTGATCCGGCAACAGCTGGAAGGGATCGCCCTGTTAACAGCGCGGGGGATCCTATGCAAAATCAATTCGGTTCATATCCCGGAGGTGAACGGGGAGCATCTCAAGGAGGTGGCTGGTACAGTTCACAGGCTTGGCGCCTTCTCGCATAATATTATGCCGCTGATTCTATCTCCCGGCAGCCATTATTCTAAGCTGGATTTCAGAACGCCTACACTGGAAGAGACGGACAGGGTGCAGAAGGCTTCCTCCGCAATTATGCCGGTGATGCGCCATTGCCGGCAGTGCAGAGCGGATGCGGTCGGATTAATCGGCTCGGATCTCAGCCAGACTCCGGAAGTGTTACAGGCGCAAGGCAGCTATACTGCTGATCAACGGAGAGATATCAGGAATCAATTGGCAGCCGGCATGAAGCAGACGGCTGCTGCTGCGCAAATACAGATTCAAGAGCAGCGGAGCGGTGCGGTAAGAGTGGCAGTAGCGACGAGAGGGTCGAATGTCATTAACCAGCATTTTGGACATGCCAAAGAATTCATGATATATGATGTGCTGCGGGGGAAGGTCCGGCTTGCCGGTGTGCGCAAAGTCCAGGCTTATTGCAATGGGACGCGGGAATGCGGCCCGCCGTTATCAGAAGCGGTAGAGATGCTTAAGGATTGCAGTCTGCTGTTATGCTCGGGTATCGGA